A region of Chitinophagales bacterium DNA encodes the following proteins:
- a CDS encoding TonB-dependent receptor, with protein sequence MKKTIIYISTLFISLQSIAQESKQIKEIVISGAKKETEKQEISQTIDIVTKKELRFNSAGNTGDALQNTGMITVQQSQNGGGSPIIRGFEANRIGIVVDGVRMNTAIFRGGHLQNVLRVDNGQLERLEVFYGAGSTLYGSDALGGVLNFMTLKPKIGKGFSGDAFVRYASAQNEKTGGFTLNYGREKWASLTSFTYTDFGNVIAGNIRDPRYGNWGKRIYYAERINGVDVMTLNPNPNEQVGSAYSQYNILQKFLFQPNANTNHLINFQYSNSSDVNRYDRLTEKTNNRIIDANPVSNRFTSAEWYYGPEARLMAAYTLSHNGNFIFSDNFRLTAAYQNYKESRNTRNFGNNNLRSQMENVDVASINFDLYKMINQHQLTYGIELNNNWVASSVKRFNIVTGASSYASSRYPDGGSRTGSYAAYIQDIWQVSKDVAYINLGARYSYNTIASTVTDTNRKYGSFDISNHGYSFNAGLSLMPTKKNKIALNFSTGYRTPNLDDVTKVFDNVSWIQVNDPNVKPELSMNYEINSMNKLTENCSIEFGGYYTRVQDYIVNEATTVNGQSTETINGVKYTYQRLGNAATANLLGAYGAFKFAPHKNWELNGNVNFTYGRFRANNAAKEQPLDHIPPMSGRFALKYILEKGQVELSMLMNGAKNSEDYATTGEDNIDKSADPVNGYTPAWQILNLRTSYDIHKNITLQAALENIFDTHYRVFASGISSPGRNLRLTLRASF encoded by the coding sequence ATGAAAAAAACAATTATTTATATATCAACCCTATTTATATCCTTGCAGTCCATTGCACAGGAATCAAAACAAATCAAAGAAATCGTCATATCGGGTGCAAAAAAAGAAACTGAAAAACAGGAAATTTCACAAACCATAGACATTGTAACAAAAAAGGAATTGAGATTTAATTCTGCCGGAAACACAGGTGATGCTCTTCAGAATACGGGTATGATAACCGTACAGCAAAGCCAGAATGGCGGCGGAAGTCCTATTATTCGAGGCTTTGAAGCTAATAGAATCGGAATAGTGGTAGATGGTGTCCGTATGAATACCGCTATTTTTAGAGGTGGTCATCTTCAGAACGTTTTACGTGTGGACAATGGACAGCTAGAACGTTTAGAAGTATTCTATGGCGCAGGTTCTACCTTATACGGTAGTGATGCTTTAGGTGGAGTTTTAAATTTTATGACTCTGAAACCAAAGATAGGAAAAGGTTTTAGTGGAGACGCCTTTGTACGATACGCAAGTGCTCAGAATGAAAAAACAGGTGGATTTACCCTTAACTATGGTCGTGAGAAATGGGCTTCACTTACGAGCTTTACATATACCGATTTCGGTAATGTCATTGCTGGCAATATTCGTGACCCTCGCTACGGAAACTGGGGAAAGAGGATCTATTATGCCGAGCGAATCAATGGAGTAGATGTCATGACGCTTAATCCGAATCCTAATGAACAAGTAGGCTCTGCGTATTCACAATACAATATTTTGCAAAAGTTTTTATTTCAACCCAATGCTAATACCAATCACTTGATAAATTTTCAATATTCAAACTCTAGCGACGTCAATAGGTATGACAGACTTACAGAAAAAACGAATAATCGCATTATAGATGCCAATCCTGTTAGCAATAGATTTACCAGTGCAGAATGGTATTATGGCCCTGAAGCCCGATTGATGGCAGCCTATACACTCTCTCACAATGGAAATTTTATTTTTTCTGACAATTTTCGATTGACAGCGGCCTACCAAAACTATAAGGAAAGCAGAAATACACGAAATTTCGGTAACAATAACCTTCGATCGCAAATGGAAAACGTAGATGTAGCTTCTATCAATTTTGATTTATATAAAATGATAAATCAACATCAACTGACCTATGGTATAGAGTTAAATAATAACTGGGTAGCTAGCTCGGTCAAAAGATTTAATATCGTTACCGGAGCCAGTAGTTATGCATCTTCCCGCTATCCCGATGGTGGGTCACGCACTGGAAGCTATGCCGCATACATTCAAGACATCTGGCAGGTATCTAAGGATGTAGCATATATCAATCTTGGGGCGAGATATTCGTACAATACGATAGCATCAACCGTCACCGATACGAATCGAAAGTATGGGTCATTTGATATCTCAAATCATGGATACTCTTTCAATGCAGGTTTAAGCCTTATGCCGACCAAAAAGAATAAAATTGCTTTAAACTTTAGTACAGGATATCGCACGCCAAATCTTGATGATGTCACTAAAGTTTTTGATAATGTATCGTGGATTCAGGTCAATGATCCTAATGTCAAACCTGAATTGAGTATGAATTATGAAATTAATTCAATGAATAAATTAACAGAGAATTGTTCCATAGAATTTGGAGGATATTATACACGTGTGCAAGACTACATTGTCAATGAAGCGACAACAGTCAATGGTCAGAGCACCGAAACAATCAATGGGGTGAAATATACCTACCAGCGATTGGGCAATGCGGCTACAGCTAATTTATTAGGGGCTTATGGAGCTTTTAAATTTGCACCACATAAAAACTGGGAGCTAAACGGTAATGTCAACTTTACTTATGGAAGATTTCGAGCGAATAATGCTGCTAAAGAGCAACCCTTAGACCATATTCCTCCAATGTCAGGAAGATTTGCTTTAAAATATATTTTAGAGAAAGGACAAGTTGAGTTATCCATGCTTATGAATGGAGCTAAAAATTCAGAAGATTATGCTACGACAGGTGAGGATAATATCGACAAATCGGCTGACCCTGTCAATGGATATACTCCTGCTTGGCAAATTTTAAATTTAAGAACGTCGTATGATATTCATAAAAATATAACCTTGCAGGCCGCTTTAGAGAATATATTCGACACTCATTATAGAGTTTTTGCTTCTGGAATATCTTCACCCGGCAGAAATCTCAGACTAACACTAAGAGCTAGCTTCTAA
- a CDS encoding peroxidase-related enzyme (This protein belongs to a clade of uncharacterized proteins related to peroxidases such as the alkylhydroperoxidase AhpD.) produces the protein MAYISTGVNQPGIVELLRYKPSTGNALLNLANTLLIETSPLSSGERELIASYVSYLNECEFCHLSHTAAANAHFNDHGETVNCVIQNIDTANISDKLKALLRIAAKVQQSGKQVLKTDIETAFEMGASDEEIHDTVLIAAAFCMFNRYVDGLGTTPAKAEEYAEMGKRMTRGYKMQPIT, from the coding sequence ATGGCATATATAAGTACAGGAGTGAATCAGCCAGGTATAGTGGAACTTCTACGTTACAAACCATCTACAGGAAATGCACTTTTAAATTTAGCGAACACCTTGTTGATAGAAACTTCTCCATTGAGTTCGGGTGAGAGGGAGTTAATTGCTTCTTATGTTTCATATTTAAATGAATGCGAGTTTTGTCATTTATCTCATACAGCCGCAGCTAATGCACATTTTAATGACCATGGAGAAACAGTGAATTGTGTCATTCAGAACATAGATACAGCAAATATTTCAGATAAGTTGAAAGCCTTGCTTAGAATAGCAGCTAAAGTTCAACAAAGTGGTAAACAAGTCCTAAAAACAGATATAGAAACCGCCTTTGAAATGGGAGCTAGTGATGAAGAAATTCACGATACAGTTTTAATAGCTGCCGCATTTTGTATGTTTAATCGATATGTAGACGGTTTAGGGACGACCCCCGCTAAAGCAGAAGAGTATGCAGAAATGGGAAAACGAATGACAAGAGGTTATAAAATGCAGCCAATCACCTAG
- a CDS encoding DUF1232 domain-containing protein, with protein sequence MSEIIPSNNSGTKKQSQFRAFFDMMRDHFNKAYTGLSQWTIVLMVLAIIYAISPVDFIPDVPIIGYIDDAVVLGFVLTQIKKEIVKYQNWKAGN encoded by the coding sequence ATGAGTGAAATAATACCATCCAACAATTCTGGCACTAAAAAACAAAGTCAATTTAGAGCATTCTTTGATATGATGCGTGATCACTTTAATAAAGCGTACACAGGCTTGTCTCAGTGGACTATTGTTTTAATGGTTTTAGCTATAATATATGCTATTTCTCCTGTAGATTTTATTCCCGATGTTCCTATCATAGGATATATCGATGACGCTGTAGTATTGGGTTTCGTTTTAACACAGATAAAAAAAGAAATTGTTAAATATCAAAACTGGAAAGCAGGTAATTAA
- a CDS encoding MFS transporter produces the protein MIEWYDFYIFGSLATIIATKFFPTGNATAAFLSTLATFAAGFVVRPFGALFFGRLGDLIGRKYTFMVTLLLMGGATFLIGCIPAYETIGFMAPVLVLLLRLLQGLALGGEYGGAATYVAEHSPSHKRGLMTSWIQTTATVGLFVSLIVIMITKKSMDKAAFEDWGWRVPFWISLLMVAISYVIRKNMHESPLFAKAKAEGKTSTNPLKESFGNKYNFKYVLLALFGAVMGQGVVWYTGQFYAMSFIEKVLGISDQVGEIMMYAIVFATPFFVFFGWLSDRVGRKWIMMAGMLIAILSYRTIYEKMYQVVNPENKTEIVEKGTSTAEMVENKKTSGFDSVYTTTKVFTDGTTTKSVKTIALENGSVKMKDGKPMIETKNTKVINSSDQWSLVFWVFLQILFVTMVYGPIAAFLVEMFPTKIRYTSMSLPYHIGNGIFGGLLPAIATSLVTSAQKANEAAGLAKTANQSYLEGLWYPIIIGGICFIIGVLYLDGKDNKVED, from the coding sequence ATGATCGAGTGGTACGATTTTTATATCTTTGGTAGTTTGGCTACCATCATTGCTACTAAGTTTTTCCCCACAGGCAATGCTACGGCTGCATTTTTATCCACCTTAGCTACTTTCGCTGCAGGTTTCGTGGTTCGACCTTTTGGCGCACTTTTCTTTGGTCGTCTTGGCGATCTTATCGGTAGAAAATATACATTTATGGTTACCCTTCTATTGATGGGAGGTGCTACTTTCTTGATAGGTTGTATCCCTGCTTATGAAACCATAGGATTTATGGCACCGGTTCTTGTACTCTTACTCCGGCTATTGCAGGGCTTGGCTCTCGGTGGCGAATATGGAGGAGCCGCTACATATGTCGCAGAACATTCCCCAAGCCATAAAAGAGGTCTTATGACATCTTGGATTCAAACCACAGCAACGGTAGGTTTATTTGTATCACTTATTGTCATTATGATTACCAAAAAATCTATGGATAAAGCAGCCTTTGAAGACTGGGGCTGGCGAGTTCCTTTTTGGATTTCATTATTGATGGTAGCGATTTCTTATGTTATCCGTAAAAATATGCATGAGTCGCCTTTGTTTGCAAAAGCAAAAGCTGAAGGTAAGACTTCGACCAATCCGTTAAAAGAATCTTTTGGTAATAAATATAACTTTAAATATGTTTTATTAGCACTTTTCGGTGCGGTGATGGGTCAAGGTGTGGTTTGGTACACAGGTCAGTTTTATGCCATGAGCTTTATCGAAAAAGTTCTAGGAATATCAGACCAAGTGGGTGAAATTATGATGTACGCTATCGTCTTTGCTACACCATTTTTTGTATTTTTTGGATGGTTATCGGACAGAGTAGGTAGAAAGTGGATTATGATGGCTGGTATGTTGATAGCCATTCTATCTTATCGTACCATCTATGAGAAAATGTATCAAGTGGTTAATCCTGAAAATAAAACGGAAATAGTAGAAAAGGGAACATCGACAGCAGAAATGGTTGAGAATAAAAAAACTTCTGGATTTGATTCGGTTTATACTACTACCAAAGTCTTTACTGATGGCACGACCACTAAGTCTGTCAAGACAATTGCTTTAGAAAATGGCTCAGTAAAAATGAAAGATGGAAAGCCTATGATAGAAACAAAAAATACCAAGGTTATTAATAGTTCAGACCAATGGTCGCTGGTATTCTGGGTGTTTCTTCAAATTTTATTTGTAACGATGGTTTATGGTCCTATTGCAGCTTTCTTAGTCGAAATGTTCCCAACTAAAATCCGATATACATCTATGTCACTTCCTTATCATATCGGTAATGGTATATTTGGTGGATTGCTTCCGGCTATCGCTACCTCTTTGGTCACATCGGCTCAGAAAGCCAATGAAGCAGCAGGACTAGCTAAAACAGCCAATCAATCATACTTAGAAGGATTATGGTATCCGATTATAATAGGCGGTATATGTTTTATCATAGGTGTCTTATATTTAGATGGTAAGGACAACAAAGTCGAGGATTAA
- a CDS encoding TonB-dependent receptor: protein MSKFLLFVCFVIHSTASYSQRQKDTARALKLSEVNIIGHEQRNQVTRHPAISGTYIFDGKKSEVISLKTLDANITDKTGRQIFAKVPGVFVYDMDGAGNQMNISTRGLDPHRGWEFNIRKDGIITNSDMYTYPASHYSIPMESVERIELVRGTGSLQFGAQFGGMLNYVSKQADTSKKLGFESYNTIGSFNLLSSYNAIHGKLGKWKYYAYFAKKSRDGYRKNEHTDYEAQGVQLCYELNANLTLRADWARSYYLYRIPGPLTDALFQTDPTQSTRSRNYFSPSINIPSLSIKWKLADKTDLEFTSSAVLGARNSVLFDKPATVMDSINFSTNQYNSRQVDIDEFNSYTNELRILQSYKLGKHASHLSFGIHLMNNNMRRRQQGRGTTGSDYDLSLTNTTWGRDVYLKTRNTALFAENSFKLSEKLSINAGGRYESGSSNMSGFIVYYPTDKIPLELNRNFILLGTSISYKENSHVEFYGGWSQTYRPMIFKDIIPTDAFEKVDPNIKDADGYNAEIGTRGSYKFLKWDITAFALQYNHRFGSILQSDSFGNFYTYRTNVGNSLTKGIEFYIQANWTLTKDLNMTIYTSTTYMEGKYTSGIIKSGTTNFNIEGNEIESVPRVISRNGWTIQYKKLSISTLLSYTSRSFADPLNTEVPSANGAVGIVPAYTLLDMNASYKVSNHLTIKSSLNNITNTQYFTKRPLFYPGPGIWPSDGFNGSFSFIVKL from the coding sequence ATGAGTAAATTTTTATTGTTTGTTTGTTTTGTTATACATTCCACAGCTTCTTACAGTCAAAGACAAAAAGATACTGCTAGGGCATTAAAACTCTCGGAAGTCAATATAATAGGTCATGAGCAGCGAAATCAAGTGACTAGACATCCAGCTATTTCTGGGACTTATATCTTTGATGGGAAGAAATCAGAAGTCATTTCGTTAAAGACGTTAGATGCTAATATAACGGACAAAACTGGAAGACAGATATTTGCTAAAGTACCTGGCGTTTTCGTTTACGACATGGATGGTGCGGGCAATCAGATGAATATCTCCACTCGTGGGCTAGATCCTCACCGCGGCTGGGAGTTTAATATTCGTAAAGACGGTATCATCACTAATTCTGATATGTACACATATCCTGCGAGTCATTATAGTATTCCTATGGAAAGTGTGGAGCGGATTGAATTGGTTAGAGGTACTGGCTCCTTGCAGTTCGGAGCGCAATTTGGCGGTATGCTCAATTATGTATCTAAACAAGCAGATACATCAAAAAAATTAGGTTTTGAAAGTTACAATACAATTGGCTCCTTTAATTTATTGAGTAGCTATAATGCCATTCATGGAAAGTTAGGAAAATGGAAATACTATGCTTATTTTGCTAAAAAGTCGAGAGACGGCTATCGAAAAAATGAACACACGGATTACGAGGCTCAAGGGGTTCAATTGTGCTATGAGCTAAATGCTAATCTCACATTGAGAGCAGACTGGGCGAGATCTTATTATTTATATAGAATTCCAGGACCTTTGACGGACGCTCTATTTCAAACCGACCCTACCCAATCCACTCGCTCGAGAAATTATTTCAGTCCTTCAATTAACATTCCTTCATTGAGTATCAAGTGGAAATTGGCAGATAAAACAGATTTAGAATTTACAAGTTCTGCCGTTCTCGGTGCCAGAAATTCAGTTCTATTTGATAAACCAGCTACGGTTATGGATAGTATTAATTTTTCTACCAATCAATATAACTCAAGACAAGTGGATATAGATGAATTTAATAGCTATACCAATGAATTGCGCATTTTACAATCGTATAAATTAGGCAAACATGCAAGTCATCTTTCGTTCGGAATTCATCTGATGAATAATAATATGCGCCGCAGGCAGCAAGGCAGAGGAACTACAGGTAGTGATTATGATTTGAGTCTGACCAATACTACTTGGGGAAGAGATGTATATCTAAAAACGAGGAATACAGCGCTATTTGCAGAGAATTCATTTAAACTTTCAGAGAAATTATCTATCAATGCAGGTGGGAGATACGAATCGGGTTCTAGCAATATGAGTGGGTTCATTGTTTATTACCCTACAGATAAAATTCCTTTAGAATTGAATAGAAATTTTATTTTATTGGGCACTTCGATTAGTTATAAAGAAAATAGCCATGTTGAGTTTTATGGCGGATGGTCGCAGACATATAGACCAATGATTTTTAAAGATATTATACCTACAGATGCGTTTGAAAAAGTAGATCCTAATATAAAAGATGCAGATGGATACAATGCTGAAATAGGAACGAGAGGGAGTTATAAATTTTTAAAATGGGATATCACAGCCTTTGCTCTGCAATATAATCATCGATTTGGTAGCATACTTCAATCTGACTCCTTCGGAAATTTTTATACATATCGGACAAACGTGGGAAACTCATTGACGAAAGGAATCGAATTCTATATTCAGGCAAATTGGACTTTAACAAAGGATTTGAACATGACTATTTACACCTCCACTACCTATATGGAAGGGAAATACACGAGTGGTATCATAAAATCGGGGACTACTAATTTTAATATCGAGGGTAATGAGATAGAGAGTGTGCCTAGGGTGATCTCTAGAAACGGTTGGACGATTCAATACAAAAAACTAAGCATCTCCACTTTGCTTAGTTATACTTCTCGTTCGTTCGCAGATCCGCTCAATACTGAGGTTCCTTCTGCTAATGGTGCCGTAGGTATTGTCCCAGCTTATACCCTACTTGACATGAATGCCAGTTATAAAGTATCCAATCACCTAACCATCAAATCAAGTTTAAATAACATAACCAACACTCAGTATTTTACAAAGCGACCTCTTTTTTATCCTGGTCCAGGTATATGGCCTTCCGATGGATTTAATGGTTCTTTTTCGTTTATAGTTAAACTATAG
- the acs gene encoding acetate--CoA ligase, which produces MRIRTLAEYQTAYQKSVETPELFWDEIASNFQWKKKWDKTLDWNFSEPNVKWFVNGKLNITENCIDRHLATQPDKTAIIWEPNEIGEQFKTFTYRQLYHEVCTMANVLKNMGVKKGDRVCIYLPMIPELAFAVLACARIGAVHSVVFAGFSSSAIADRLIDAKADFIITSDGMSRGPKAMNIKEIVDGALEKIDFIKKILVVNRMNSAVNMQDGRDIWYHEVNQGVSNECEAEEMDSEDMLFILYTSGSTGKPKGVVHTCGGYMVYAAYTFANVFQYESDEIHWCTADIGWVTGHSYIIYGPLANGATTLMFEGIPTYPEVDRFWSVCDKHKVNIFYTAPTAIRSLMAYGSEPVDKHNLSSLRKLGSVGEPINEEAYHWFERHVGKGRCPVVDTWWQTETGGIMITTMAGVTESPASFAGYPMPGIQPSLVTPEGKLIEGNDVEGYLCIDYPWPSVLRTTYGDHERCRINYFATYQNKYFTGDGVYRDKDGRYRIIGRVDDVINVSGHRFGTAEIENAIDENPAVIETAVVGYPHDIKGQGIYAFVILESHAEPSEDTKKSIIDTLVKEIGPIAKPDKIQFVPGLPKTRSGKIMRRILRKIAEGDTSNLGDVTTLIDPSIVEKIKSGAI; this is translated from the coding sequence ATGCGTATAAGAACTCTCGCTGAATACCAAACTGCTTATCAAAAAAGTGTTGAAACTCCAGAGCTATTCTGGGATGAGATTGCTTCGAATTTTCAATGGAAAAAGAAGTGGGACAAAACTTTGGACTGGAATTTTTCTGAACCCAATGTAAAATGGTTTGTCAATGGCAAATTAAATATCACAGAAAATTGTATTGACAGACATTTAGCAACCCAGCCTGATAAAACGGCTATTATCTGGGAACCTAATGAAATCGGTGAGCAGTTTAAAACATTTACCTACCGTCAACTCTATCATGAAGTCTGTACTATGGCGAATGTTTTGAAAAATATGGGGGTCAAAAAAGGCGATAGAGTTTGTATATATCTACCTATGATACCGGAATTGGCATTTGCGGTATTGGCTTGCGCTAGAATAGGTGCAGTGCATAGTGTGGTATTTGCAGGTTTTTCATCGAGTGCTATTGCCGATAGATTGATTGATGCCAAGGCTGATTTTATCATTACCTCCGACGGAATGAGCCGAGGGCCTAAGGCTATGAATATTAAAGAGATCGTCGATGGGGCATTGGAAAAAATAGATTTTATCAAAAAAATTCTTGTGGTCAATCGTATGAACTCTGCTGTGAATATGCAAGATGGCAGGGATATATGGTATCATGAAGTCAATCAAGGAGTTTCTAACGAATGCGAGGCGGAGGAAATGGATAGTGAAGATATGTTATTCATTCTTTATACTTCCGGTTCTACTGGCAAGCCTAAGGGCGTAGTTCATACTTGTGGCGGTTATATGGTTTATGCTGCTTATACATTTGCGAATGTATTTCAGTATGAATCGGATGAAATTCATTGGTGCACTGCAGACATTGGATGGGTGACAGGACATAGCTATATAATCTATGGACCATTAGCGAATGGTGCTACTACCTTGATGTTTGAAGGAATTCCTACCTATCCTGAAGTAGATCGTTTCTGGTCTGTATGTGATAAGCATAAAGTTAATATTTTCTATACTGCTCCAACAGCTATTCGTTCATTAATGGCTTATGGATCTGAGCCCGTCGATAAGCACAATTTATCTTCATTGCGAAAATTAGGCAGTGTAGGGGAGCCTATTAATGAAGAGGCATACCATTGGTTTGAGCGCCACGTAGGTAAGGGAAGATGCCCTGTGGTAGATACATGGTGGCAAACTGAAACAGGTGGCATTATGATAACGACTATGGCAGGTGTGACAGAATCGCCAGCGAGCTTTGCGGGTTACCCGATGCCAGGGATACAACCGAGCTTGGTGACACCAGAAGGTAAATTGATAGAAGGAAATGATGTAGAAGGATATTTATGCATCGACTATCCTTGGCCATCTGTGCTTCGCACGACATACGGCGATCACGAACGCTGCCGAATCAATTATTTCGCTACCTATCAAAATAAATATTTTACAGGAGATGGCGTATATCGGGACAAAGATGGAAGATATAGAATCATAGGTAGAGTAGATGATGTGATTAATGTTTCCGGTCATAGATTCGGAACTGCAGAAATAGAAAACGCTATCGATGAAAATCCTGCTGTGATAGAAACTGCTGTGGTGGGCTATCCGCATGATATCAAGGGGCAGGGAATTTATGCATTTGTCATTTTAGAAAGTCATGCAGAGCCCAGTGAGGATACTAAGAAATCTATCATCGATACTTTGGTCAAGGAAATAGGACCTATTGCTAAACCTGATAAAATACAATTTGTCCCAGGTCTTCCAAAAACGAGAAGTGGTAAAATCATGCGCAGAATATTGAGAAAAATTGCCGAAGGAGATACATCTAATTTAGGCGATGTGACGACATTGATAGACCCTTCTATCGTCGAAAAAATTAAGTCAGGAGCGATATAG
- a CDS encoding nicotinamide mononucleotide transporter: MELNDIFDYLIEPYKNYEHLHIVLELLAAFFGIFSVFLSIRKNIWVYPIGIISTSIYVYLNFQWTLIGEMLINIYYTVMSLYGWWLWYWDAEVFTSSIKLTSSNLTVRTISLFFIGYIAVITIYYFNFGSFLAIPAINYIDTLASAIFLVAMYLMAHKRVEHWLFWILGNGLAIYQFVVKGYAITAFQFVVFLILAVMGWKTWRKK, encoded by the coding sequence GTGGAATTGAACGATATTTTTGACTATTTAATCGAGCCATATAAGAATTACGAGCATTTGCATATCGTTCTAGAGTTACTAGCGGCTTTTTTTGGCATATTTTCTGTTTTTTTATCTATAAGAAAAAATATATGGGTTTACCCAATTGGTATCATTAGTACATCCATATATGTCTATCTCAATTTTCAATGGACACTTATAGGTGAAATGCTAATCAATATATACTATACAGTTATGAGTCTCTATGGCTGGTGGTTATGGTATTGGGATGCGGAAGTATTTACCTCGAGTATAAAGCTGACAAGTTCAAATCTCACTGTGCGAACTATAAGCTTATTTTTCATAGGTTATATCGCGGTTATTACTATCTATTATTTCAATTTTGGTTCTTTTCTTGCTATTCCTGCTATCAATTATATTGATACCTTAGCAAGTGCTATTTTTTTAGTAGCTATGTATCTGATGGCGCACAAAAGAGTAGAGCATTGGCTATTCTGGATATTGGGAAATGGACTAGCAATTTATCAATTTGTAGTCAAAGGCTATGCTATCACAGCTTTTCAGTTCGTAGTTTTTTTGATACTTGCGGTGATGGGTTGGAAAACATGGAGAAAAAAATAA
- a CDS encoding IS1 family transposase, with the protein MSQELKCPKCNSFRHVKSGIIAGRQRYRCKDCLYYYTVNKIGKKIDDYYITKALQLYLEGISAREIERLIGVSHVSVHNWVKKLGIQRISNDSHHPTYKVFNHNELAEYMADRSNLEGFGAIITEVGDKFMMIRWERFRK; encoded by the coding sequence ATGTCTCAAGAATTAAAGTGTCCAAAATGCAACAGTTTTCGTCATGTGAAAAGTGGTATCATAGCTGGTCGTCAGCGCTATCGTTGCAAAGATTGTCTATACTATTATACTGTAAATAAAATTGGAAAAAAAATAGATGACTATTATATTACGAAGGCATTGCAGCTCTACCTAGAAGGTATCAGTGCGCGCGAGATCGAACGCCTAATAGGGGTAAGCCATGTCTCCGTGCATAATTGGGTCAAGAAATTGGGTATTCAAAGAATATCAAATGATTCTCATCATCCAACTTATAAAGTATTTAATCATAATGAGCTAGCTGAATATATGGCAGACCGTTCTAATTTGGAAGGTTTTGGTGCAATAATTACAGAAGTAGGCGATAAGTTTATGATGATACGATGGGAGCGATTCCGCAAATAG
- a CDS encoding response regulator, translated as MSAKLLLVDDEPNILLSLDFLMRKNGFQVLIARNGTEALELLNEHTPDLVILDIMMPDVDGYQICQHIKSDAKLKSTKVIFLSAKSKESDIAKGLELGADAYMTKPFANKALLEKVKELIS; from the coding sequence ATGAGCGCTAAACTTTTACTTGTTGACGACGAACCCAATATCCTTCTCTCATTAGATTTTCTAATGCGCAAAAATGGTTTTCAAGTATTAATAGCGCGCAATGGCACAGAGGCCTTAGAGCTGCTCAATGAGCATACACCCGATCTTGTTATCCTAGATATCATGATGCCGGATGTGGATGGCTATCAGATTTGTCAGCATATCAAATCCGACGCAAAATTAAAGTCCACCAAAGTAATTTTCTTATCTGCAAAGTCAAAAGAGAGTGATATAGCCAAAGGATTAGAACTCGGAGCCGATGCTTATATGACCAAGCCATTTGCCAATAAGGCTCTATTGGAAAAGGTAAAGGAATTGATTTCTTAA